From the genome of Mycobacteriales bacterium, one region includes:
- a CDS encoding MBL fold metallo-hydrolase produces MLVAGFPAGPPETNCWVLAPADGEECVVIDPGIGAERALDDVLERHRLKPVAVLLTHGHFDHTWAVMPVCGAKGVPAWIAPADREQLADPWTKVGIRPGTPLFGRLEWAEPDDVRLLTDGETLTLAGMDIRVDAAPGHTAGSVAFTTDRGGRLEFFSGDLLFAGSIGRTDFPGSSAQQIFESLARVCLPLPDDTVVRPGHGPETTIGRERISNPFLLELGAGSPPTRGL; encoded by the coding sequence GTGCTCGTCGCCGGGTTCCCCGCCGGTCCGCCGGAGACCAACTGCTGGGTGCTCGCGCCCGCCGACGGCGAGGAGTGCGTGGTCATCGACCCCGGCATCGGGGCGGAGCGGGCGCTCGACGACGTGCTCGAGCGACACCGGCTCAAGCCGGTGGCCGTGCTGCTGACCCACGGCCACTTCGACCACACCTGGGCGGTCATGCCGGTCTGTGGCGCCAAGGGGGTGCCGGCCTGGATCGCGCCGGCCGACCGCGAGCAGCTGGCCGACCCGTGGACCAAGGTCGGCATCCGGCCGGGCACGCCGCTGTTCGGCCGGCTGGAGTGGGCGGAGCCCGACGACGTCCGCCTGCTGACCGACGGCGAGACCCTGACCCTTGCCGGCATGGACATCCGGGTCGACGCCGCCCCCGGGCACACGGCCGGCTCGGTCGCGTTCACGACCGACCGCGGCGGGCGGTTGGAGTTCTTCTCCGGCGACCTGCTCTTCGCCGGGTCCATCGGCCGCACCGACTTCCCCGGCAGCAGCGCGCAGCAGATCTTCGAGTCGCTCGCCCGCGTCTGCCTGCCGCTGCCCGACGACACCGTCGTACGCCCCGGGCACGGACCCGAGACCACGATCGGGCGCGAGCGGATCAGCAACCCGTTCCTGCTCGAGCTGGGTGCCGGGTCGCCGCCGACGCGGGGCCTCTAG
- the hisS gene encoding histidine--tRNA ligase, producing the protein MPFSAPKGTYDVRPPDSARWLEVRGALLAPARLAGYALIDTPIFEDTALFARGVGESTDVVSKEMFTFTDKGGRSLTLRPEGTAGVVRAVVEHGLHHGQLPVKVWYAGPMFRHERPQAGRFRQFQQVGIEALGVDDPALDAEVVALAVEAFRGLGLQRTELLLTTLGDRVCRPAYTEQLREFLAGLPLDADTRRRAEVNPLRVLDDKRPEVQALVADAPALVEHLCEECRVHYDLVRAHLTDLGISWQEAPRLVRGLDYYMRTTFELQHPLLGAQSAVGGGGRYDGLSEAIGGPPLPGIGWALGVERTLLALDAEGVHGEPPARCAVFAVPLSEDARRFTVPLIDELRRAGIPTDMAYGGRGLKGAMKAADRSGAALAVVIGAEELATRVVQLKDLSTGEQQAVSADDVVAQVRKRLP; encoded by the coding sequence ATGCCGTTCAGCGCACCGAAGGGCACCTACGACGTCCGCCCGCCGGACTCCGCCCGCTGGCTCGAGGTTCGCGGCGCACTGCTCGCCCCCGCGCGGCTGGCCGGTTACGCCCTCATCGACACGCCGATCTTCGAGGACACCGCGCTGTTCGCCCGCGGTGTGGGGGAGTCGACCGACGTCGTCAGCAAGGAGATGTTCACCTTCACCGACAAGGGCGGCCGGTCGCTGACGCTGCGACCCGAGGGGACCGCCGGGGTGGTGCGGGCGGTCGTCGAGCACGGGCTGCACCACGGGCAGCTGCCGGTGAAGGTCTGGTACGCCGGGCCGATGTTCCGCCACGAGCGGCCGCAGGCCGGCCGCTTCCGGCAGTTCCAGCAGGTCGGCATCGAGGCGCTCGGTGTCGACGACCCGGCGCTCGACGCGGAGGTGGTGGCCCTCGCGGTCGAGGCGTTCCGCGGGCTCGGGCTGCAGCGGACCGAGCTGCTGCTCACCACGCTGGGCGACCGCGTCTGCCGCCCGGCCTACACGGAGCAGCTGCGGGAGTTCCTCGCCGGGCTGCCGCTCGACGCCGACACCCGCCGGCGGGCAGAGGTCAACCCGCTGCGCGTGCTCGACGACAAGCGGCCGGAGGTGCAGGCGCTGGTCGCCGACGCGCCGGCGCTCGTCGAGCACCTGTGCGAGGAGTGCCGGGTGCACTACGACCTCGTCCGCGCGCACCTCACCGACCTCGGGATCTCGTGGCAGGAGGCGCCGCGACTGGTGCGCGGCCTCGACTACTACATGCGTACGACCTTCGAGCTGCAGCACCCGCTGCTCGGCGCGCAGTCGGCGGTCGGTGGTGGCGGGCGCTACGACGGGCTGTCGGAGGCGATCGGCGGCCCGCCGCTGCCGGGCATCGGCTGGGCGCTCGGCGTCGAGCGCACGCTGCTCGCCCTCGACGCGGAAGGCGTCCATGGCGAGCCGCCCGCCCGGTGCGCGGTCTTCGCCGTGCCGCTGTCGGAGGACGCGCGCCGGTTCACGGTGCCGCTGATCGACGAGCTGCGTCGCGCGGGTATCCCGACCGACATGGCCTACGGCGGGCGCGGGCTCAAGGGCGCGATGAAGGCGGCGGACCGATCGGGTGCCGCGCTCGCGGTGGTCATCGGTGCCGAGGAGCTCGCCACCCGCGTCGTACAGCTCAAGGACCTGAGTACCGGTGAGCAGCAGGCCGTGTCCGCCGACGACGTCGTCGCGCAGGTGAGGAAGAGGTTGCCGTGA
- a CDS encoding peptidylprolyl isomerase, whose product MPGSKRERELARRRYERRQAQRVEVRHRHRRRNTIIALVALVVGGGGGAAAAVLAGGGGTDKVTTASPTPTPSAAAAAVACGGSKPAAPKKLSWPKEPPMSIDTAKTYAMTLDTSCGQITVALDAKQAPHTVNALNFLAGKGFYDGTFCHRETSSATLTVLQCGDPTGTGEGGPGFTLPEENLKGATYGRGVVAMAKTSAPHSTGSQFFLVDKDSQLPPQYTVVGHITKGLDVLDKIMKIGLNPVNGPGDGAPKAKVYLDHVTVTAT is encoded by the coding sequence GTGCCCGGCAGCAAGCGCGAGCGCGAACTCGCCCGGCGCCGTTACGAGCGCCGGCAGGCACAGCGCGTCGAGGTTCGCCACCGTCACCGCCGGCGTAACACGATCATCGCCCTGGTCGCCCTCGTGGTGGGCGGTGGCGGGGGCGCAGCGGCAGCGGTACTCGCCGGTGGCGGTGGCACCGACAAGGTGACCACGGCATCGCCGACTCCGACGCCGTCCGCGGCGGCTGCGGCCGTTGCCTGCGGCGGGTCGAAACCCGCGGCGCCGAAGAAGTTGTCGTGGCCCAAGGAGCCGCCGATGTCGATCGACACGGCGAAGACCTATGCGATGACGCTCGACACCTCGTGCGGGCAGATCACCGTCGCGCTGGACGCGAAGCAGGCGCCCCACACCGTGAACGCCTTGAACTTCCTCGCCGGCAAGGGTTTCTACGACGGCACGTTCTGCCATCGCGAGACGAGCTCAGCGACCCTGACCGTGCTGCAGTGCGGCGACCCGACCGGCACGGGCGAGGGTGGCCCCGGCTTCACGCTGCCGGAGGAGAACCTCAAGGGCGCGACCTACGGCCGCGGAGTCGTGGCGATGGCGAAGACCTCGGCGCCGCACTCGACCGGCAGCCAGTTCTTCCTGGTCGACAAGGACAGCCAGCTGCCGCCGCAGTACACGGTCGTCGGGCACATCACCAAGGGGCTCGACGTCCTCGACAAGATCATGAAGATCGGGCTGAACCCGGTGAACGGCCCAGGCGA